One window of the Devosia sp. 2618 genome contains the following:
- a CDS encoding exodeoxyribonuclease VII small subunit encodes MADNDDIKTLSFEAALAQLEEIVGKLESGRAPLAESIAIYERGEALKAHCETLLRTAEARIEKITLSRDGKPTGTEPLDA; translated from the coding sequence ATGGCCGACAATGACGACATCAAGACCCTGAGCTTTGAGGCGGCCCTCGCGCAGCTCGAAGAAATCGTCGGCAAGCTGGAATCGGGCCGGGCCCCACTGGCCGAGTCCATCGCCATTTATGAGCGCGGCGAAGCGCTGAAAGCCCATTGCGAGACGCTGCTGCGCACCGCCGAAGCCCGCATCGAAAAGATCACGCTCAGTCGCGACGGCAAGCCAACCGGCACCGAACCGCTCGACGCGTGA
- a CDS encoding L-threonylcarbamoyladenylate synthase, with protein MSNEPKSVAEAAALLRAGKLCAFPTETVYGLGADATNVDAVLSIYETKGRPRFNPLIIHCADLAMAETLVEFSPLARRVAALWPGSLSLVLPANAGNGLADVATAGLDTVAIRIPDHSMALELIAAVGRPLAAPSANPSGKLSPTTAEQVRRGFGGAVPVLDGGPCHAGVESTIVRVDGDRLVQLRAGAVAREEIERAIGVTVESVEEGAAISAPGMLLSHYAPNASMRLNAEPRDGEAYLGFGAGPEFTGPLRNLSATGDLREAARNLFSMLHELDGLGVGAIAVAPIPETGLGEAINDRLQRAAAPRG; from the coding sequence ATGTCCAATGAACCGAAATCCGTAGCGGAAGCCGCAGCATTGCTGCGGGCGGGCAAGCTGTGCGCCTTCCCGACCGAAACCGTCTATGGGCTTGGGGCCGACGCGACCAATGTCGATGCGGTGCTGTCGATCTACGAAACCAAGGGCCGTCCGCGCTTTAACCCGCTGATCATCCATTGCGCCGATCTGGCTATGGCCGAAACGCTGGTCGAATTTTCGCCGCTGGCGCGCCGGGTGGCAGCGCTGTGGCCTGGCTCGCTATCGCTGGTGCTGCCGGCCAACGCTGGCAATGGACTGGCCGATGTGGCGACGGCGGGGCTCGATACGGTGGCGATCCGTATTCCGGATCATTCGATGGCGCTGGAGCTGATCGCGGCGGTCGGGCGGCCGCTGGCCGCGCCGTCGGCCAATCCATCGGGGAAACTATCGCCGACGACGGCGGAGCAGGTGCGGCGCGGCTTTGGCGGAGCGGTGCCGGTGCTCGATGGCGGGCCATGCCATGCGGGGGTGGAATCGACCATCGTGCGGGTCGATGGCGACCGGCTGGTGCAGTTGCGGGCAGGGGCGGTGGCGCGCGAGGAAATCGAGCGGGCGATTGGGGTGACGGTTGAAAGCGTCGAGGAGGGCGCGGCGATTTCAGCGCCCGGCATGCTGCTCAGCCACTATGCGCCGAACGCGTCGATGCGGCTGAATGCCGAACCGCGTGATGGCGAGGCGTATCTTGGGTTCGGCGCTGGGCCGGAGTTTACAGGGCCGTTGCGGAATTTGTCGGCGACGGGTGACCTGCGCGAGGCGGCGCGGAACTTGTTTTCGATGCTGCATGAGCTTGATGGCTTGGGCGTTGGGGCGATTGCCGTGGCGCCGATCCCGGAGACGGGGCTTGGCGAGGCAATCAATGATCGGCTGCAGCGGGCTGCAGCGCCAAGAGGGTAG
- a CDS encoding DnaJ C-terminal domain-containing protein has translation MRDPYTVLGVPRSASEKDIKSAYRKLAKKYHPDQNPEDPSAHSKFAEATNAYDLLNNTDKRGQFDRGEIDADGNPKFGGFNPGGFGGGQRGARPGAGAGGAGGFSAEDILKEFMSGFGGQPRGGAGAGRGPAGGAQWDPFAGGAAGGAGAGRSMKGEDVVVTAAVSLEDAHKGGSIPVRMPSGKVLSVKLPEKVEEGQQIRLKGQGSPGFGEPGDALVTVRFEKSKQFRRDGADIRTDVAITLYEAVLGAKVRVPTLDGSVELNLPPGIDTGKALRLKGKGLYSDGDLYVNIKVVLPPGGDPDLEALARFMRDQKPYKVRDN, from the coding sequence ATGCGCGATCCCTATACCGTGCTTGGGGTACCAAGATCGGCGAGCGAGAAGGACATCAAGTCCGCCTATCGCAAGCTGGCCAAGAAGTATCACCCCGATCAGAACCCGGAAGACCCCTCGGCACACTCAAAGTTTGCCGAGGCGACAAATGCCTATGACCTGCTGAACAATACCGACAAGCGCGGCCAGTTCGACCGTGGCGAAATCGATGCGGACGGCAATCCCAAGTTTGGTGGGTTCAATCCCGGTGGATTCGGCGGCGGTCAGCGCGGCGCGCGGCCTGGTGCCGGAGCTGGTGGCGCAGGCGGCTTTTCGGCCGAGGACATCCTCAAAGAATTCATGAGCGGCTTTGGCGGTCAGCCACGCGGTGGCGCAGGCGCCGGTCGTGGCCCGGCAGGCGGCGCGCAGTGGGACCCGTTTGCGGGTGGCGCAGCGGGCGGCGCAGGCGCTGGTCGCAGCATGAAGGGCGAGGACGTCGTCGTCACCGCCGCCGTGTCGCTCGAAGACGCTCACAAGGGCGGCTCTATCCCGGTGCGCATGCCGTCGGGCAAGGTGCTGTCGGTCAAGCTGCCTGAAAAGGTCGAAGAGGGTCAGCAGATCCGCCTCAAGGGTCAGGGTTCGCCCGGCTTCGGCGAGCCCGGCGATGCGCTGGTCACCGTTCGATTCGAAAAATCCAAGCAGTTCCGTCGCGACGGCGCCGATATCCGCACCGATGTGGCCATCACGCTTTATGAAGCGGTGCTGGGCGCCAAAGTGCGCGTGCCGACGCTCGATGGTTCGGTTGAACTCAACCTGCCGCCCGGCATCGACACCGGCAAGGCCCTCCGCCTCAAGGGCAAGGGGCTCTACAGCGACGGCGATCTGTACGTGAACATCAAGGTTGTCCTGCCACCCGGCGGCGACCCAGACCTCGAAGCCCTGGCCCGCTTCATGCGCGACCAGAAGCCGTACAAGGTTCGGGATAACTAA
- a CDS encoding histone deacetylase family protein codes for MTTLLVSQPNFADHVTPQGHPERADRIHAVEEALSRSRFDGLLRRDAVSGDLHLAELVHDGKYLARLREARPAEGIGQLDGDTFISANSMAAAATGLGGALSALDSVLLGEVDNAFCAIRPPGHHAEIHRPMGFCLINTAAIVAREAQRKYGAERIAIVDFDVHHGNGTQDIFKADPTVFYASSHQMPLFPGTGAPTETGVGNITNVPLDANSDGEAMRDAYLTRIIPALINFSPDLLIISAGFDAHERDPLAQLRWTSSDYSWLTGKLMDAADRTCGNRIVSLLEGGYDLKGLAGGVSHHVAMLMDGAVGRLED; via the coding sequence GTGACAACGCTGCTCGTCAGCCAGCCGAATTTTGCCGACCATGTTACGCCGCAGGGTCACCCCGAGCGCGCCGACCGCATCCACGCGGTTGAGGAGGCTCTGTCTCGCTCGCGTTTTGATGGCCTATTGCGCCGTGACGCGGTCAGTGGCGACCTGCATCTGGCAGAACTGGTGCATGACGGCAAATATCTGGCCCGGCTGCGCGAGGCGCGCCCGGCCGAAGGCATTGGCCAGCTTGATGGCGACACGTTCATTTCCGCCAATTCCATGGCCGCTGCCGCTACCGGGCTTGGCGGGGCGCTGTCGGCGCTCGATTCCGTGCTGCTGGGCGAAGTCGATAACGCCTTTTGCGCCATTCGTCCGCCGGGCCACCATGCCGAAATTCACCGGCCAATGGGCTTTTGCCTGATCAATACTGCCGCCATCGTCGCCCGCGAAGCGCAGCGTAAATACGGCGCCGAACGTATCGCCATCGTCGATTTCGACGTGCATCACGGCAATGGCACGCAGGACATTTTCAAAGCGGACCCGACGGTGTTTTATGCCTCTAGCCATCAGATGCCGCTGTTTCCGGGTACTGGCGCACCGACCGAAACCGGCGTCGGCAACATCACCAATGTCCCACTCGATGCCAATAGCGACGGCGAAGCCATGCGCGACGCCTATCTCACGCGCATCATTCCGGCCCTGATCAACTTCTCGCCCGACCTGCTGATCATCTCGGCCGGCTTTGACGCCCATGAGCGCGACCCGCTGGCGCAACTGCGCTGGACCTCGTCGGACTATAGCTGGCTCACGGGAAAGTTGATGGATGCGGCCGACCGCACCTGTGGCAATCGCATTGTGTCGCTGCTCGAAGGTGGCTATGACCTCAAGGGCTTGGCCGGGGGCGTTTCGCACCACGTGGCCATGCTGATGGACGGCGCCGTCGGGCGTCTGGAAGACTAG